One genomic segment of Mus pahari chromosome 4, PAHARI_EIJ_v1.1, whole genome shotgun sequence includes these proteins:
- the LOC110320849 gene encoding basic proline-rich protein-like — protein sequence MTEDNRLAPEAPPPPPTGSSRLNSPSQRPDPRRPPGHTRTRTRPPPRRPAPPPPRGHLPRAGEGEGRARAGAAVPGCSQPRGAGARTSGGSSAASPPGGGSGGGGGAVPLPQAHIGSIVRRCLPLSGSPSQARPFPLPSTLPQPHRATKGTAGPASDASGDAPLPRPARRGMGPWPRRRQGPPPPGEWHPSPSPKAIDGTSPPRPPPPPAPGSGEAARAPPTRGPAPALHEAPPRRHRLLLCMTPPIQPRPG from the exons ATGACTGAAGACAATCGACTAG CTCCCGAGGCTCCCCCGCCTCCCCCAACAGGTTCCTCCAGACTCAACTCGCCAAGCCAGCGCCCCGACCCCCGGAGGCCCCCCGGCCACACGCGCACGCGGACCCGGCCCCCGCCGCGCCggcccgcccctccccctccccgggGCCACTTACCCCGGGCCggagagggggaggggcgagCGCGGGCGGGGGCTGCGGTCCCGGGCTGCTCTCAGCCCCGGGGGGCCGGGGCCCGGACCAGCGGCGGCAGCAGCGCAGCGTCTCCCcccggcggcggcagcggcggcggcggcggcgccgtCCCACTCCCGCAGGCACACATAGGCTCCATTGTCCGCCGGTGCCTCCCCCTTTCCGGCTCCCCCTCCCAGGCccgccccttccccctcccctcgaCCCTCCCCCAGCCGCACCGTGCCACGAAAGGTACCGCGGGCCCCGCCTCGGACGCGAGCGGAGACGCGCCCCTCCCCCGGCCCGCCCGGCGGGGAATGGGGCCCTGGCCCCGCCGCCGCCAGGGCCCGCCCCCTCCGGGGGAATGGCACCCGTCCCCCTCCCCGAAGGCGATCGATGGTACCAGCCCGCCGCGGCCTCCGCCCCCTCCCGCGCCTGGCTCCGGAGAAGCCGCCCGCGCCCCGCCCACCCGGGGCCCCGCCCCCGCGCTACACGAAGCCCCGCCCCGACGGCACCGCCTCCTGCTTTGCATGACCCCTCCCATCCAACCCCGCCCCGGCTAG